ACGGCCGGCGGCCCCGGGCCGAACGCGCAGCTGTACCAGGTCAACCCGGCCGCCGGGTACGTGGCCGGGCTGGACGTGACGACCACTCACATCCGCACCGCCGTCGCCGACATCACCGGCAACACGCTGGCCGAGAGCCTCACCCCGACCAAGGGCTGGCCCGCCGCCGAGACCGTACGGCGGACCGCCGAGGCGCTCGCCGGGACCGTCCGGGAGGCCGGGCTGACGCCGGGCGACCTGCACGGGATCGTGGTCGGGGTGCCCGGTGCGCTCGACCCGGTCAGCGGCAAGCTGCGGTACGCCTCGCACCTGCCCGGCTGGCACTCGCCGAAGCTGCTGGCCGAGCTGGAGACCGCGCTCGGCGCGCCGGTCACCATCGAGAACGACGTCAACCTGGCCGCCGTGGCCGAGCAGGCGTTCGGCGCGGCGCAGGGCTGCGAGGACTTCGTCATGCTCTGGGCCGAGGAGGGCCTCGGCGCCGCGATCGTGCTGGCCGGACGGCTGCACCGCGGTTTCACCGGCGGTGCGGGCGAGGTCGGCTACATGCCGGTGCCCGGCGCCCCGGTGGTGTACAACGTCCGGCGCAAGAACTCCGGCGGCTTCCAGGAGCTGGCCGGTGCCGAGGCGGTGCTGCTGCTGGCCCGGCAGCACGGCCTCGGCGGTGGCAGCACCGAGGCCGCCGTGGCCCGCGCGCTGGAGACCCCGGGCGCCGGCGACGAGTTCCTGGACGAGCTGGCCGAGCGGCTCGCGGTCGGCCTGGCCTCGATCGTCGCCGTGGTCGACCCGGAGCTGGTGGTGCTCTCCGGCGGCACCGTCACGGCCGGCGGCGACCGCCTGCGCGCACTGGTCCAGGACGCGCTGGCGCGGATCTCGATCCCCCGGCCCGAGGTCCGCAGCAGCACCGTCCCCGGCTCCCCCGTCCTGCACGGCGCCCTGCAGCGCGCCCTCGCCTCGGCCCGCGAGTCGGTGTTCTCCACCCACTGACCCCGGCTGCCGTCATGATCCACCGTCACCTCGTCGCCCGCTCACCGCCCGTGCGATTCCGCCTGCCCGCACCGTCCCAGGAGGACCCTCCGATGCTTTCCC
This genomic interval from Kitasatospora gansuensis contains the following:
- a CDS encoding ROK family transcriptional regulator — translated: MTDNTRTPIAGTPSLLRAINDRAALELLLAHGPLSRTQIGSLTGLSKPTASQLLGRLESAGLVLPVGTTAGGPGPNAQLYQVNPAAGYVAGLDVTTTHIRTAVADITGNTLAESLTPTKGWPAAETVRRTAEALAGTVREAGLTPGDLHGIVVGVPGALDPVSGKLRYASHLPGWHSPKLLAELETALGAPVTIENDVNLAAVAEQAFGAAQGCEDFVMLWAEEGLGAAIVLAGRLHRGFTGGAGEVGYMPVPGAPVVYNVRRKNSGGFQELAGAEAVLLLARQHGLGGGSTEAAVARALETPGAGDEFLDELAERLAVGLASIVAVVDPELVVLSGGTVTAGGDRLRALVQDALARISIPRPEVRSSTVPGSPVLHGALQRALASARESVFSTH